Proteins encoded together in one Streptomyces sp. NA04227 window:
- a CDS encoding YncE family protein produces MLVGAALVLLPGCGGGPDKEPKKSHGTHDAARAAEARAAKALPGMPPVTDPKDLYAADRPNRLSPVVKDFPSRVYVPNTNSNTVSVIDPKTYKVIETIPVGAQPQHVVPSWDLKTLWVNNDKGNTLTPLDPKTGKAGKPVDVHDPYNLYFTPNGKYAVVMASLDRELVFRDAHTMKREHTEPVSCYGVNHADFSMDGRYFIVSCEFSGELLKVDTERMKVVGQQKLPFGGAMPQDVKISPDGKTFYIADMMADGIWILDGAKFTQPRLLKTGKGAHGLYVSRDSKQMYISNRGEGTISVFEFAKGKVAKKWRLPDGGSPDMGGVSADGKVLWLSGRYDEEVYAIDTRTGKQLARIPVGSGPHGLAVYPQPGRYSLGHTGVFR; encoded by the coding sequence CTGCTCGTCGGCGCCGCGCTCGTCCTGCTCCCCGGCTGCGGCGGCGGTCCGGACAAGGAACCGAAGAAGTCCCACGGCACCCACGACGCGGCCCGCGCGGCCGAGGCGCGAGCAGCCAAGGCACTGCCGGGCATGCCGCCGGTGACCGACCCCAAGGACCTCTACGCCGCCGACCGCCCGAACCGGCTCTCCCCGGTGGTCAAGGACTTCCCCTCCCGCGTGTACGTCCCCAACACCAACTCCAACACGGTCTCCGTCATCGATCCCAAGACGTACAAGGTGATCGAGACCATCCCGGTGGGCGCCCAGCCGCAGCACGTCGTCCCGTCCTGGGACCTCAAGACCCTCTGGGTGAACAACGACAAGGGCAATACGCTCACGCCGCTCGACCCGAAGACCGGCAAGGCGGGCAAGCCGGTGGACGTGCACGACCCCTACAACCTGTACTTCACCCCGAACGGCAAGTACGCCGTGGTGATGGCCTCCCTCGACCGCGAACTGGTCTTCCGCGACGCGCACACCATGAAGCGCGAGCACACCGAGCCGGTCTCCTGCTACGGCGTCAACCACGCCGACTTCTCCATGGACGGCCGCTACTTCATCGTCTCCTGCGAGTTCTCCGGCGAACTCCTCAAGGTCGACACCGAGCGGATGAAGGTCGTCGGCCAGCAGAAGTTGCCCTTCGGCGGTGCGATGCCGCAGGACGTGAAGATCTCGCCCGACGGCAAGACCTTCTACATCGCCGACATGATGGCCGACGGCATCTGGATCCTCGACGGCGCGAAATTCACCCAGCCCCGCCTCCTGAAGACCGGCAAGGGCGCCCACGGCCTGTACGTCAGCAGGGACTCGAAGCAGATGTACATCTCCAACCGCGGCGAAGGCACCATCTCCGTGTTCGAGTTCGCCAAGGGCAAGGTCGCCAAGAAATGGCGCCTGCCGGACGGCGGCAGCCCCGACATGGGCGGCGTCTCCGCGGACGGCAAGGTCCTCTGGCTCTCCGGCCGCTACGACGAAGAGGTCTACGCGATCGACACCCGCACCGGAAAGCAACTGGCCCGTATCCCGGTCGGCAGCGGGCCCCACGGCCTCGCGGTGTATCCGCAGCCGGGGCGGTATTCGTTGGGGCATACGGGGGTGTTTCGGTGA
- a CDS encoding ADP-ribosylglycohydrolase family protein, which produces MKRVERVVGAVVGSAVGDALGAPFEFGPEGAFSARFSGPGHGGEMCGGGGWEPGEATDDTQMAVLVAESLLERGGLDLPDMFGRFRRWAAADPKDIGLQTEDVLTSGMPWDRAASAHFEVNQRAAGNGALMRASTSAVHFARAGQAATLDAARRIAALTHGDRAAWEGTAVFHELIRVALADENPLQALPDTLALVHPDHWQRFGTVLAADWHPDLATEFNGAVWPCLGSAVWAVRTTDSFEGALRAAVDLGGDTDTVAAVTGGLAGARYGPDAIPVRWTEPLHVPLPGFGGRVLRLAELVDLAQRLGS; this is translated from the coding sequence GTGAAGCGTGTGGAGCGAGTCGTCGGTGCCGTCGTGGGTTCCGCGGTGGGTGACGCGTTGGGCGCCCCTTTCGAGTTCGGTCCCGAGGGCGCCTTCTCCGCCCGCTTTTCCGGTCCGGGTCACGGCGGCGAGATGTGCGGTGGCGGCGGTTGGGAGCCGGGCGAGGCAACGGACGACACCCAGATGGCAGTTCTGGTCGCGGAGTCGCTCCTGGAGCGCGGCGGCCTGGATCTGCCCGACATGTTCGGTCGCTTCCGGCGCTGGGCGGCGGCCGACCCCAAGGACATCGGCCTGCAGACCGAGGATGTCCTGACCAGCGGGATGCCCTGGGACCGGGCCGCTTCGGCCCATTTCGAGGTCAACCAACGCGCGGCGGGCAACGGAGCCTTGATGAGGGCGTCCACGTCCGCCGTGCACTTCGCACGCGCCGGACAGGCGGCCACTCTGGACGCCGCACGGCGGATCGCCGCCCTCACCCACGGCGACCGCGCCGCCTGGGAAGGCACCGCCGTGTTTCACGAACTCATCCGCGTAGCCCTGGCGGACGAGAATCCTCTCCAAGCGCTTCCGGATACGCTCGCCCTCGTTCATCCCGACCATTGGCAGCGGTTCGGCACCGTACTCGCCGCCGACTGGCACCCCGACCTCGCGACCGAGTTCAACGGTGCCGTGTGGCCCTGCCTGGGCTCGGCGGTCTGGGCCGTACGCACCACGGACAGCTTCGAGGGCGCGCTGCGCGCGGCGGTCGACCTCGGCGGAGACACGGACACCGTGGCCGCGGTCACCGGCGGGCTCGCGGGTGCCCGCTACGGACCGGACGCGATCCCCGTCCGGTGGACGGAGCCCCTGCACGTTCCGCTTCCCGGTTTCGGTGGGCGGGTGCTGCGACTGGCCGAGCTGGTCGATCTCGCTCAGCGGCTGGGGAGTTGA
- a CDS encoding EF-hand domain-containing protein: MASIEEARKAFERYDVDGDGYITSAEYKSVMAQLGDFHVTEAVADSIIAAKDGNGDKKLSFDEFWASLNK, encoded by the coding sequence GTGGCGAGCATCGAGGAAGCACGCAAGGCGTTCGAGCGGTACGACGTGGACGGCGACGGTTACATCACCTCCGCCGAGTACAAGAGCGTCATGGCGCAGCTCGGGGACTTCCACGTCACCGAGGCCGTGGCGGACAGCATCATCGCCGCCAAGGACGGCAACGGCGACAAGAAGCTGTCCTTCGACGAGTTCTGGGCCAGCCTGAACAAGTAG
- a CDS encoding AraC family transcriptional regulator, translating into MDVLSDAIAVMRTGRSHSSRSDYYAPWGTRFAPSPGSGFHVVLQGSAWLLPPAGTAAQAAAEPVQLGAGDVVFLAHGRGHALASEPSAPLEDFAPGPDGYWASPAPQEPPPAERRGPRTGLLCGAYQLDRTRSHPLLAELPDVVHLPARVGAHSGLRSAVELLGAELADPQPGSYTVVSSLLDTLLLYILRAWWLHEDAERGKPAGWAAALADPPVAEALRAIHSDPARPWTVEELGRRVGLSRAAFARRFQLLVGRPPMAYLTWWRMTSAGSLLRDGDLPLRAVAERTGYASEFAFAKAFKREYGMAPGHYRTQAPALDTW; encoded by the coding sequence ATGGACGTACTCAGCGATGCCATCGCCGTGATGCGGACCGGGCGTTCGCACTCCAGCCGCTCGGACTACTACGCGCCCTGGGGCACCCGGTTCGCGCCCTCGCCCGGCTCGGGTTTCCATGTGGTGCTCCAGGGCTCGGCCTGGCTTCTGCCACCGGCCGGGACCGCGGCACAGGCAGCGGCCGAACCGGTCCAACTCGGCGCCGGAGACGTGGTCTTCCTCGCGCACGGCCGCGGACACGCCCTCGCGAGCGAACCCTCCGCACCCCTGGAGGACTTCGCCCCGGGGCCCGACGGCTACTGGGCGAGCCCCGCCCCGCAGGAGCCGCCGCCCGCCGAGCGACGTGGCCCGCGCACCGGCCTGCTCTGCGGCGCCTATCAACTCGACCGCACCCGCAGCCATCCGCTGCTCGCCGAACTGCCCGACGTCGTCCACCTGCCCGCCCGCGTGGGCGCGCACTCCGGCCTGCGCAGCGCGGTCGAGCTCCTCGGCGCCGAACTCGCCGATCCGCAGCCGGGGTCGTACACGGTGGTGTCCTCGCTCCTGGACACGCTGCTGCTGTACATCCTGCGCGCCTGGTGGCTGCACGAGGACGCCGAGCGCGGGAAGCCCGCCGGGTGGGCCGCCGCGCTGGCCGACCCTCCGGTGGCCGAGGCGCTGCGCGCGATCCACTCCGATCCGGCCCGCCCCTGGACGGTGGAGGAACTCGGACGCCGAGTGGGCCTGTCCCGGGCCGCGTTCGCGCGCCGGTTCCAGCTCCTCGTGGGCAGGCCGCCGATGGCCTACCTGACCTGGTGGCGGATGACGTCCGCCGGAAGCCTCCTGCGCGACGGCGACCTCCCGCTCCGCGCGGTGGCCGAACGCACCGGCTACGCCTCGGAGTTCGCCTTCGCCAAGGCCTTCAAGCGCGAGTACGGAATGGCCCCGGGCCACTACCGGACCCAGGCGCCCGCACTGGACACGTGGTGA
- a CDS encoding zinc-dependent alcohol dehydrogenase family protein, with the protein MTIHSTRRDTPVVVPAALSTPVFDKAFTPTPAPIPAPVLASADSSSGSQRKPTYGTRGAIPADTGDEVQLPAPGTALSPELPQSPPDRARAVLFHETGGPEVLRIEQVPLPAPGPGEALLRVEALGLNRAEALFRAGTYYYPPSLPGSRLGYEAAATVAAVGEGVGQLAVGDGVLTGPGIEMSAQGVYGDWLLLPADGLVRRPVELDPVTAAATWLTYSTAYGALVGTAGLQAGDHVLITAASSGVGIAALQTAARIGAIPIAVTRTAAKRGRLLDNGAAHVLVSEVQDVPAEARRITGGTGVDVVFDAIAGPGLAELAGAARMGGTVVVYGWLDGRPMSMPLNWPLTVHGYANQAVADFGEGRRRAEHFIASGLSDGSLRPVVGEVFEGLESMPEAHRAMERNEHVGKIVVTV; encoded by the coding sequence ATGACGATTCATTCCACCCGCCGGGACACCCCGGTCGTGGTCCCCGCCGCGCTCTCAACTCCCGTATTCGACAAAGCCTTTACCCCGACTCCCGCTCCCATTCCCGCTCCCGTTCTCGCCTCGGCGGATTCGTCTTCCGGGTCGCAGCGGAAGCCGACGTATGGAACCCGAGGAGCCATCCCGGCCGACACCGGCGATGAGGTTCAACTCCCCGCTCCGGGCACCGCGTTGAGCCCCGAGCTCCCGCAGTCCCCGCCCGACCGCGCCCGTGCTGTCCTCTTCCACGAGACCGGCGGCCCCGAGGTGCTGCGTATCGAGCAGGTGCCGTTGCCCGCGCCAGGGCCCGGTGAGGCGCTGCTCCGGGTGGAGGCGCTGGGACTCAACCGTGCCGAGGCCCTGTTCCGGGCCGGTACCTACTACTACCCGCCGAGCCTGCCCGGTTCGAGGCTCGGCTACGAGGCGGCCGCGACGGTGGCGGCAGTGGGCGAGGGCGTCGGCCAACTGGCCGTAGGTGACGGGGTGTTGACCGGACCCGGCATCGAGATGAGCGCCCAGGGGGTCTACGGGGACTGGCTGCTGCTGCCTGCCGACGGACTCGTACGGCGCCCCGTGGAGCTGGACCCCGTTACGGCGGCGGCGACCTGGCTCACGTACTCGACCGCCTACGGCGCCCTCGTCGGCACCGCCGGTCTGCAGGCGGGCGACCACGTCCTGATCACCGCAGCCTCCAGCGGGGTCGGCATCGCCGCGCTTCAGACGGCCGCCCGGATCGGCGCGATTCCCATCGCGGTCACCAGGACCGCCGCCAAACGCGGTCGGCTGCTCGACAACGGTGCCGCCCACGTCCTCGTCTCCGAGGTGCAGGATGTGCCCGCCGAGGCTCGCCGGATCACCGGCGGCACCGGTGTGGACGTCGTCTTCGACGCCATCGCCGGACCGGGCCTGGCCGAGCTCGCGGGCGCCGCGCGGATGGGCGGCACGGTCGTGGTGTACGGCTGGCTTGACGGCCGCCCCATGAGCATGCCGCTCAACTGGCCGCTGACCGTGCACGGTTACGCGAACCAGGCGGTGGCCGACTTCGGCGAGGGACGGCGACGCGCGGAGCACTTCATCGCGTCCGGGTTGAGTGACGGCAGCCTGAGGCCCGTCGTCGGAGAGGTCTTCGAGGGGTTGGAGAGCATGCCCGAGGCCCATCGTGCGATGGAGCGCAATGAGCACGTAGGGAAGATCGTGGTGACGGTCTGA
- a CDS encoding NADPH-dependent F420 reductase, with product MKAVARTPTHSSKDGTMKIGIIGAGNIGGNLARRFTAVGHEVAIANSRGPQTLTALAEETGATPVTTAEAAQGAQVVVVTVPLKAVPDLPEGLLDGAAEGFALIDTNNYYPQQRDGRIAAIEDEGRTESRWVAEQLGHTVVKVFNGTYAQDIIDKPRPKGDPDRVALPVAGDDEAAKALVRSLLDEIGFDSVDAGSIDESWRQQPDTPVYGLAAGADKVTEALAAASPERPASFKG from the coding sequence ATGAAAGCAGTCGCACGCACTCCTACGCACTCTTCGAAGGACGGCACCATGAAGATCGGCATCATCGGCGCGGGGAACATCGGCGGAAACCTCGCCCGGCGGTTCACGGCGGTCGGCCACGAGGTGGCGATCGCCAACTCCCGTGGCCCGCAGACCCTGACGGCCCTCGCCGAGGAGACCGGGGCCACCCCGGTCACCACGGCCGAGGCGGCACAAGGCGCTCAGGTGGTCGTGGTGACCGTCCCGCTCAAGGCGGTGCCGGACCTGCCCGAGGGTCTGCTCGACGGTGCCGCGGAGGGCTTCGCCCTCATCGACACCAACAACTACTACCCGCAGCAGCGCGACGGCCGGATCGCCGCCATCGAGGACGAGGGCCGTACGGAGAGCCGCTGGGTCGCCGAGCAGCTCGGCCACACCGTGGTCAAGGTCTTCAACGGCACCTACGCCCAGGACATCATCGACAAGCCCCGCCCCAAGGGTGACCCTGACCGGGTGGCCCTGCCGGTCGCCGGTGACGACGAGGCGGCCAAGGCGCTCGTACGCTCGCTGCTCGACGAGATCGGCTTCGACTCCGTGGACGCGGGGAGCATCGACGAGTCCTGGCGCCAGCAGCCCGACACACCCGTCTACGGTCTCGCGGCCGGAGCGGACAAGGTGACCGAGGCCCTCGCCGCCGCCTCCCCGGAACGCCCCGCGAGCTTCAAGGGCTGA
- a CDS encoding glycoside hydrolase family 25 protein: MIYGVDVSSYQPIDYSTKGLSFVFIKASEGRSYVNPRLAGQTKTARDAGCLVGFYHFLWPGNITAQAEYFVSKAPERQYDFLACDWEWTGSGTAATNAEKDRFIKEVRRLRPHNKVLLYCNRDFWLNRDTTSYAGDGLWIADHVTAGKPRIRADWAFHQYASTPLDKNVGDFRSKETLRAWAKR, translated from the coding sequence ATGATCTACGGGGTCGACGTCAGCAGTTATCAGCCGATCGACTACAGCACCAAGGGCCTCTCGTTCGTCTTCATCAAGGCCTCCGAGGGCCGTTCGTACGTCAACCCAAGACTGGCCGGACAGACGAAGACCGCCCGCGACGCCGGCTGCCTGGTCGGCTTCTACCACTTCCTGTGGCCGGGCAACATCACCGCGCAGGCCGAGTACTTCGTGAGCAAGGCACCGGAGCGGCAGTACGACTTCCTCGCCTGCGACTGGGAGTGGACGGGCAGCGGCACCGCGGCCACCAACGCCGAGAAGGACCGATTCATCAAGGAAGTCCGACGACTGCGCCCGCACAACAAGGTGCTGCTCTACTGCAACCGCGACTTCTGGCTCAACCGCGACACCACCTCGTACGCGGGCGACGGCCTGTGGATCGCCGACCATGTGACGGCCGGCAAGCCGCGCATCAGGGCCGACTGGGCCTTCCACCAGTACGCCAGCACCCCGCTGGACAAGAACGTCGGGGACTTCCGGAGCAAGGAGACGCTGCGGGCCTGGGCCAAGCGCTGA
- a CDS encoding aminopeptidase P family protein, protein MQQGAAGEGEAAAQGRPDVPRRKNGLYPQVSDALHELMASGWADTELRGLEPVAQAPYAARRRAALSARFPGERLVVPAGNRKVRANDTDYPFRAATEYVHLTGDQTFDAVLVLEPLADGGHEAVLYLPERSSRSNGEFWLDGDKGELWTGRRHSLAEAEQLYGMPCRDIRTAPDALEQATGPVRVVRGYDESVEAALHDKVTAERDEELTVFLSELRLVKDEFEIGELQKACDATARGFEDVVKVLDKAQATSERYLEGTFFLRARVEGNDVGYGSICAAGEHATIMHWVRNDGPVRDGELLLLDAGVETETLYTADVTRTLPINGRFTPLQRRIYDAVHEAQEAGIRAVKPGAAYRDFHDVAQRVLAERLVEWGLLEGPVDRVVELGLQRRFSLAGTGHMLGLDVHDCAKARTEAYVDCVLEPGMVLTVEPGLYFQADDLLVPAEYRGIGVRIEDDILVTEDGNRNLSAALPRTSRDVEAWMAELRG, encoded by the coding sequence ATACAGCAGGGTGCGGCGGGCGAGGGAGAGGCCGCGGCGCAAGGGCGGCCCGATGTGCCGCGGCGCAAGAACGGTCTGTATCCCCAAGTGTCCGACGCGCTGCACGAGTTGATGGCCTCGGGATGGGCCGATACGGAGTTGCGTGGGCTGGAGCCCGTCGCGCAGGCGCCGTATGCCGCGCGTCGCAGGGCCGCGTTGTCGGCACGGTTCCCGGGGGAGCGGCTGGTGGTTCCGGCGGGGAACCGCAAGGTGCGGGCGAACGATACGGACTACCCGTTCCGTGCGGCGACCGAGTACGTCCACCTCACCGGTGACCAGACCTTCGACGCCGTGCTCGTCCTGGAACCGCTGGCGGACGGCGGGCACGAGGCGGTGCTGTATCTGCCGGAGCGGTCCAGCAGGAGCAACGGGGAGTTCTGGCTCGACGGGGACAAGGGCGAGCTGTGGACCGGGCGCAGGCACAGCCTGGCCGAGGCCGAGCAGCTGTACGGGATGCCCTGCCGCGATATCCGTACGGCGCCCGACGCGCTGGAGCAGGCCACGGGGCCGGTCCGTGTCGTGCGCGGCTACGACGAGTCCGTCGAGGCGGCACTGCACGACAAGGTGACCGCCGAGCGGGACGAGGAGTTGACCGTCTTCCTCTCCGAACTGCGCCTGGTCAAGGACGAGTTCGAGATCGGGGAGCTGCAGAAGGCCTGTGATGCCACCGCGCGCGGCTTCGAGGACGTCGTGAAGGTGCTCGACAAGGCGCAGGCCACCTCGGAGCGTTACCTGGAGGGGACGTTCTTCCTGCGGGCCCGGGTGGAGGGCAACGACGTGGGCTACGGCTCCATCTGTGCCGCGGGTGAGCACGCCACGATCATGCACTGGGTGCGCAACGACGGACCGGTGCGCGACGGCGAGTTGCTGCTGCTCGACGCCGGTGTCGAGACCGAGACGCTGTACACCGCCGACGTCACCCGCACCCTGCCGATCAACGGACGGTTCACCCCGCTCCAGCGGCGGATCTACGACGCGGTCCACGAAGCGCAGGAGGCGGGGATCCGGGCCGTGAAGCCGGGCGCCGCCTACCGCGACTTCCACGACGTCGCCCAGCGCGTACTCGCCGAGAGGCTGGTCGAATGGGGGCTGCTCGAAGGGCCCGTGGACCGGGTGGTCGAACTGGGGCTGCAGCGGCGCTTCTCGCTCGCCGGTACCGGCCACATGCTCGGGCTCGACGTGCACGACTGCGCCAAGGCGCGCACCGAGGCCTACGTGGACTGTGTGCTGGAGCCCGGCATGGTCCTCACCGTCGAGCCGGGGCTGTACTTCCAGGCGGACGATCTGCTGGTGCCCGCGGAGTACCGCGGTATCGGGGTCCGTATCGAGGACGACATCCTGGTGACCGAGGACGGCAACCGGAACCTCTCGGCCGCACTGCCGCGTACCTCGCGGGACGTGGAGGCGTGGATGGCCGAGTTGCGGGGCTGA
- a CDS encoding GntR family transcriptional regulator: MGHLKQQRDLGSTRERLRDQVAHALRAALISGELRPGQVYSAPVLAEDFGISATPVREAMLDLAREGLVEPVRNKGFRVTEVNERDLDQYTEIRLLIEVPMAGRIAATAPRESLEALRPVAEEIVAAARDHDLIRYLEADRRFHLSLLALSGNDRLVETVGELRKRSRLYGLTVLDERGELLPSAEEHLELLDLMLRGDIEGTERCMARHLGHVRSLWAASRGGDSTG; encoded by the coding sequence ATGGGGCACCTGAAGCAGCAGCGCGACCTCGGCTCCACCCGGGAGCGGCTGCGCGACCAGGTCGCCCACGCCCTGCGCGCCGCGCTCATCTCCGGTGAACTCCGCCCCGGCCAGGTGTACTCCGCGCCCGTACTCGCCGAGGACTTCGGCATCTCCGCCACCCCCGTACGCGAGGCCATGCTCGACCTCGCCCGCGAAGGGCTCGTCGAGCCGGTGCGCAACAAGGGGTTCCGGGTCACCGAGGTCAACGAGCGCGACCTCGACCAGTACACCGAGATCCGCCTACTGATCGAGGTGCCGATGGCGGGCCGGATCGCCGCGACCGCACCCCGCGAGAGCCTGGAGGCGCTGCGCCCGGTGGCCGAGGAGATCGTGGCCGCCGCCCGCGACCACGACCTGATCCGCTACCTGGAGGCGGACCGCCGCTTCCACCTCTCGCTGCTCGCGCTCTCCGGCAACGACCGCCTCGTCGAGACGGTCGGCGAACTGCGCAAACGCTCACGCCTGTACGGCCTCACCGTCCTCGACGAGCGGGGCGAACTGCTCCCCTCGGCCGAGGAGCACCTCGAACTCCTCGACCTGATGCTGCGCGGCGACATCGAGGGAACCGAGCGGTGCATGGCCCGCCACCTCGGCCATGTCCGCTCCCTGTGGGCCGCGAGCCGGGGCGGGGACTCGACGGGCTGA
- a CDS encoding NADPH-dependent FMN reductase produces MKILALCGSLRSGSLNAAVLRSAADLFVPPWEITVEPDLSRLPFFNADVEMNDLPAVVAELRAKVGASDGLLISSPEYAHGTSGVLKNALEWLVGGGEIAEKPVALMSASPAVTGGDRARAWLTETLTVMGASVLTESLRVPMATRKVTDGRLTDEPTLAEMRELLDTLARTVAERRAENGVLAQ; encoded by the coding sequence ATGAAAATCCTTGCACTGTGCGGGAGTTTGCGGTCGGGGTCGCTGAACGCGGCGGTGCTGCGCTCGGCAGCCGACCTCTTCGTACCGCCGTGGGAGATCACCGTCGAGCCGGACCTGAGCCGGCTGCCGTTCTTCAACGCGGACGTCGAGATGAACGACCTCCCCGCCGTCGTGGCCGAGCTGCGGGCCAAGGTCGGCGCCTCGGACGGCCTGCTGATCTCCAGTCCCGAGTACGCGCACGGCACCTCGGGCGTCCTGAAGAACGCGCTGGAGTGGCTGGTCGGCGGCGGTGAGATCGCCGAGAAGCCGGTGGCCCTGATGAGCGCCTCCCCCGCGGTCACCGGCGGCGACCGGGCCCGCGCCTGGCTGACCGAGACCCTCACCGTGATGGGCGCGAGCGTGCTCACCGAGAGCCTGCGCGTCCCGATGGCCACCCGCAAGGTGACCGACGGCCGCCTCACCGACGAGCCGACCCTGGCCGAGATGCGGGAGCTGCTCGACACGCTGGCCCGTACGGTCGCCGAACGCCGCGCGGAGAACGGCGTCCTCGCGCAGTGA
- a CDS encoding cytochrome P450 has translation MTQCPYAAALFTPEFVADPYPAYAGLRQDARAHRITLPGGVEAWMLTRYEDCRRAFLDNDSYSKDMAGTWTAFQEQRVPITGDVVIGMGDSMLVSDPPRHTRLRALVSKAFTPRRIEALAPSIEATATRLLDGLLARGGELSGRADLTTEFAALLPMEVIRHMLDVPAEDGERLRRAVEAVMSNDEDSRDAAMAAFQEVHGYLAELVKRKRVEGGDDLTSALIDARDQSDRLSEDELVSMLALLLSAGHETTVNLLGSTVLALLRHPDQLALVTREPERWPDAVEEALRWDGPIQNAIWRFTRKPVTVGDITIPAGEAVALSVAAADRDPARFLNGEDFDVTRGDRTHLAFGHGIHHCLGAPLARLEARIAVPLIFAKLPGLALDGAPSYRPSTVSRALSSLPVTFENVG, from the coding sequence GTGACCCAATGCCCGTACGCCGCCGCCCTGTTCACCCCCGAGTTCGTCGCCGACCCGTATCCGGCGTACGCGGGCCTGCGCCAGGACGCCCGTGCGCACCGCATCACCCTGCCCGGCGGGGTCGAGGCGTGGATGCTCACCCGGTACGAGGACTGCCGCCGCGCCTTCCTCGACAACGACTCGTACTCCAAGGACATGGCGGGCACCTGGACCGCCTTCCAGGAGCAGCGGGTGCCGATCACCGGCGACGTGGTGATCGGGATGGGCGACTCCATGCTGGTCTCCGACCCGCCCCGGCACACCCGGCTGCGCGCGCTGGTCTCCAAGGCGTTCACGCCCCGCCGTATCGAGGCCCTGGCCCCCAGCATCGAGGCGACCGCGACCCGGCTGCTCGACGGCCTGCTCGCCCGGGGCGGCGAGCTGTCCGGCCGGGCGGACCTGACCACCGAGTTCGCGGCGCTGCTGCCGATGGAAGTCATCCGGCACATGCTCGACGTGCCCGCCGAGGACGGCGAGCGGCTGCGGCGCGCCGTCGAAGCGGTGATGAGCAACGACGAGGACAGCCGGGACGCGGCGATGGCCGCCTTCCAGGAAGTCCACGGCTATCTGGCCGAGTTGGTCAAGCGCAAGCGGGTCGAGGGCGGCGACGACCTGACCTCCGCGCTCATCGACGCCCGTGACCAGTCCGACCGGCTGAGCGAGGACGAGCTGGTCTCGATGCTCGCACTGCTGCTCTCGGCCGGTCACGAGACGACCGTGAACCTGCTCGGCAGCACCGTCCTCGCGCTGCTGCGCCACCCCGACCAGCTCGCGCTCGTCACCCGGGAACCGGAGCGCTGGCCGGACGCCGTCGAAGAGGCGCTGCGCTGGGACGGCCCGATCCAGAACGCCATTTGGCGCTTCACCCGCAAGCCGGTCACGGTCGGCGACATCACCATCCCGGCGGGCGAGGCCGTCGCGCTGAGCGTGGCCGCCGCCGACCGCGACCCGGCGCGCTTCCTGAACGGCGAGGACTTCGACGTCACCCGCGGCGACCGCACCCACCTGGCCTTCGGCCACGGCATCCACCACTGCCTGGGCGCCCCGCTGGCCCGTCTGGAGGCCCGCATCGCGGTCCCGCTGATCTTCGCGAAGCTGCCGGGCCTGGCCCTGGACGGCGCTCCCTCCTACCGTCCGTCCACCGTCTCCCGTGCGCTTTCCTCCCTCCCGGTGACCTTCGAGAACGTAGGCTGA